ACATGTTACTGGCCACCTCGCATTGATTCAGGATGGAGTAGACGAATATCGAAGATGCGGTGTTGGGCAAGGACACGGCTTTCACAGTAGCACCGGCAGATTCGAGCATGTCCGCTATGACTGTCCACGTTTCCAGCACTTCCTTCTCGAGGCCATCGCAGTGATACTCGATTGGAATTCCGATTCGGACTCCTTTCAGCGACATTTGCTTCTCCAGTGGTTCGATGCTTTCAAACGGTCTCTTTACCGTCGTGGAATCATAGACATCAGGACCGGCAACGGCATTTAACACGGATGCACAATCATCCACGGTCCGCGTCATTATGCCCGGAACATCCATAGAGTTTACCAGCGGAATCAGTCCATGGCGGGACACAAGACCGTAGGTCGGTTTTAAACCAACAATCCCACAATAGGAAGCCGGATTTCGGGTCGATCCGCCCGTATCAGATCCAAGGGCGGCATAACATAGCCCTGCAGCTACGGCCACAGCCGATCCACCCGAACTTCCACCGGCAATACGAAAACGATCATCGTTAGTATCTTCGCTCCAGTTGTTTCGCGTAGGTCCAAAGATGGAATCGATACAGCCAGAGCCCATGCCGAACTGATCGAGATTTGTTTTACCAACTAAGACGGCGCCACGCGTCTGTAACCGCTCCACGACCGTTGCATCGTATGTGGGGATGAAGTTTTGCAGCATTCTGTGGAGATTGTAAATGGTTCATGCTTATTTACAAGTACAAAACCATGGTCATGTTTTTCCCTACCGAGAGGCACAGGTAGTGAGAATTCCTTTGGTACAGAAGTTATCTTTCACCGCAATTGTTACTCCGTCGAGGACGCTTTTTGGACTGTTTGCATCGTGACGATCCTTGGACTGCTTCGCCTCTTCCAGCGCCTTTTCCGATGATACACGCACAAACGCATTCAGATGCTTATGGGATCCTATTTGCGCTAAAGAATGTTCAACAACAGCGACCGGGTCCAATGATTTACTTCGAAAACATTCTGACAGCACACGCGCA
This is a stretch of genomic DNA from Anopheles merus strain MAF chromosome 2R, AmerM5.1, whole genome shotgun sequence. It encodes these proteins:
- the LOC121588309 gene encoding glutamyl-tRNA(Gln) amidotransferase subunit A, mitochondrial produces the protein MNRLPLRARVLSECFRSKSLDPVAVVEHSLAQIGSHKHLNAFVRVSSEKALEEAKQSKDRHDANSPKSVLDGVTIAVKDNFCTKGILTTCASRMLQNFIPTYDATVVERLQTRGAVLVGKTNLDQFGMGSGCIDSIFGPTRNNWSEDTNDDRFRIAGGSSGGSAVAVAAGLCYAALGSDTGGSTRNPASYCGIVGLKPTYGLVSRHGLIPLVNSMDVPGIMTRTVDDCASVLNAVAGPDVYDSTTVKRPFESIEPLEKQMSLKGVRIGIPIEYHCDGLEKEVLETWTVIADMLESAGATVKAVSLPNTASSIFVYSILNQCEVASNMSRYDGIEYGHRSQEDSSTEQLYARTRAEGFNGVVKNRILSGNYFLLRENYDKYFQKALKVRRLIADDFARAFKEVDVLLTPTTLSEAPLYKDFVQSNNRDQCAVQDFCTQPANMAGIPAISIPIRLSSRQLPISLQLMGDHFTERNLLQVASWIEKQVDFVANYS